Genomic window (Bradyrhizobium sp. 186):
CCGCGGGTCCTGGACATGAACCTCCGCGGTCTGTGCGATCAGATCGGCTACCTTGCGCCCGTCGTGCAGAAGCTTTTCGACGCCCAATCGAGCCGTCTCGGAATCGTCGTGATAGGTGTAGGTCGCGCAGGCCTCGTTGATCAACCCAGCTCTGCCCAGCAGCAGGAGCGGCGCCCAAGCGGCGACGTCGGCGGTGTGCGGCAGATCAAGCGGGATGCCTCCTCGTTCGCGCAGGAGTTCGGTCCGCATCACCACGCCGCACATATTTACAGTGATCTGATCGGTCAAGAAGGCCTTCAGAATCGCGGCGCCGTCCCGAATGCCTGTATCGTAGAGACGACTGGTACGCGGGGGCCTCGTCTGTCCGAGCGATGCAGCATGAAGGTTGCTTAGCGTAATCACGCTCGAAAGCTGCGGCTGTTGCTTGATGAGGGCCGCTGACCGCTCGAGCAGCCACGGCATGACCCTGTCATCATCAGAAACGAAGACTATGTAATCGCCCTTGGCATTCTCGAGACACGCATTCCAGTTTGGGAGCAGGCCGATATTCATTTCCTGGTTGATGACTCGCAATCTTGTGTCGCTAAAGCTTTCCAGAACGCGGACGGTATCGTCCGGCGAGGCGTTATTCGAGACGAGGACCTCGAAATGGGGGTAGGTCTGTGACAGCGCTGACGCAATGCATCCCTTTAGGAGCGCGGCCCGATTATATGTAGGAATGGCGATCGTCACGAACGGGTAGTCCCGGCCGGCCCGAAAGTTGTGGTTCGCGACCGTTTGCACGGAATCTAAGGATGCGCCCTTCGTGATGTTTACAGAAGGTACCATGGATCAGGATTGCCGAACGTGGCGCATCAGCAATGCGCGCGGGTGCCATGTGTCCGACCAAATATGCGCCGGTTTCTGATCAGAAGTGAACCTGGTGGCGTGCACGACCGTCTCCCACACTCGATCATACATAGCGCGCATGGACGGCGAACGGCATCATTCAGGGCACGCCCAGTGTCAACTAGTGCAGAGTGGGCTGACCCGAGTTGACGGCGATCAATTCCGCCTCGTTGCTCTCGAACTGCGGCGGCGTACCTCAGGCGTGCTCATTCCGCGTTGCCCAGCCTGCGTTCGCGTGCTCGATCGGGATTTGCCTCGCGTGGGCTACAAGTCCACGTGGGCGACGTCCCAAAAAGGTGCCGTTGCGCGACACCCTTTGGGCTGCCTTCGCTCAATCGCCAGCGAACTAGTGCTGCCAGGGAAGGGAAAGTGTCTGCGTGGGAGAAGCGTTGGCCTCACTGGCTAAGACCCTGCTGGTCTCGGCGCCGGAGCTGATGACAGCAGTCGCCGCATATTGATTCATCAGCGCCATTGCATGACTTGCATCACTCAGCAGGGACGACGAAGCGGCGCTTGGCGGCTTGGCAACCAACGAAACGTTGTCATAGAGCGCACCTAGTCCGTCACCTGACTGGCCTGCCAGCTCGCGGAATGTCAGGCGGTCCTGTCCGCCGGTGCCGGTCACCGTGAAATCATAGCTTTGCCAGGTGCTACCGGGTGGAACTACGTCAATGACCGAGCCGTTCCACAACACCGCAATTGAGCAGGTAGAGCTTGTGAACCCCGGCCGAGAGCGCGCGTCAAAGGAAAGAGCGTACTCTTGTCCAGCGACGGTCTTTACATCCTGGTACAAGCCATCAAGAGCTCCGGCAAAGTCCAACTCGCCGTAATTGCCTCCGTTGCTGGCCTTCACGCCGTTGAGATTGTTCCAGAGCTCGATGGTGCCGCCACTGATGGCGTGCCAGCCCTGAATGGAATTGGAGGCTCCCCACCGACCGTCCTGCAAGGGCGCCAGTGATGACGACTCGAAGGATCCGTTCACAAGGAGATTCGTACCCGCTGCCGGCGATGACGTGACTGGCGGGGACGTGGCGGTGGTTAGTTCAATATTGTCATAGAGCGCACCGAGTCCGTCACTGCCTTGGCCCGCCACCTCACGGAAAGTGAGGCGATCCTTGGCACCGGTCCCTACCACCTTGAAGTCGTAGGTTTGCCAGTCGGTGCCTGGAGGGACAGTGGCAATGAGTGAGCCATTCCACAACACCTCGATCGAGCAGGTCGAACCGGTGAAGCCAGATCGTGAGCGCGCGTCGAAGGACAGGTTGTAGGCCTGCCCGGCAACGGTCTTTACGTCCTGGTAGAAGCCATCTCGAGCGCCGGCATAGTCGAGTTCGCCGAAATTGCCTCCGTCGCTGGCCTTGACCCTGTCGAGATTGTTCCAGAGCTCGATCGTGCCACCGGCGATCGCGGTCCAGCCGGAAACGGACTGGTAGGCTCCCCAACGGCCGCCGGCGAAGGGCGCCAAGGTAGTTGCCTCGAACGATCCATTAACCAGCAGGTTCTGGCCGGCTGCCGGCGGCGAGGTGACGGGAGGAGTCGCACTCACTATCACATTCAGGGCAGCGGATTTCGAACTGACGTTGCCCGCAGCGTCTGTGGCGTTCGCGATGAACGTGTGGGTCCCGTCCGACAATTGCGCCGTGGTGAGGCTCCAGGCGCCGCTCGCATTGGCTTTCGTCGTGCCAATGACGGTCGTCCCTTCAAACACCTTTACAGTGCTGCCGGCTTCCGCCGTACCACTCAGCGTCAATTGTTTGGCGTCCGTGGTCTTGTCTCCGACTGTACCCGTATCGGGCGTAAACGCCGCGATCTTGGGTGCTGCCGGTGCCAGCGTGTCCGGCGGCACGACCGGAGGCGTTTGTGAAGATCCGAGCAGCGGCGGAGGCAAGTCTGCCTGGAATGCCGCAGTGCTCATGGAATAGTAGCCAACCGTCCTCCATTGGGTCGACAGCTCAACCCAGTTGCTGCCACCAACGCCCGGATTGTTGCTGTGGTCGGAAAGAAACGGAGCCGTCGCGTTGCGCCACCAATCGACGCCTACCATGGCCACCAGTTTCGCGTTCGGATCGGTCGTCCTCATATCCATTTGGACATAGACGCCGTCGACCGTTCCAGCCGCGTATGTCCCTCGCGATCCATACCAGAAATGATCATTGTAGCCGGCCGCAGGGGCATCAAAGCTCGCGGCGCCACCTGGCAGGCGAGTCACCTGCATCGGATAGGCTGAGTTGCCGGCGAAATCGGCGACGAAATGCCCCCCCCCCAGACCAAGCTTTGACTGGTCCTGCACCAGCACCCATTGGCCGGTTTCCTCGATATGCACATAGGTTTTCGCGTTCGCGACTTCGACATCTGCGTTCGCGGAGGCGGCGGCCCCTTCCTCGGTATAAACTTGCCCCCAACCCTCGACGGCGGAAAAGCCTGGAGGCGGGGTCAGCTGACCACCAGGGTTCCAGCCCTTGTACCAGCTGTAGCTGTGCGGCACGCCGGTAGGAAACCCCTCGCTCCGACCAAGCGTGTTCTGTTTGATCAGCTCCGATAACGAAATCGCCATTTCAATGTCCCGCTCGTTTGGAGGTGTCGGTATTATGAGAGCAGCAATCAGCGTTGACCGGGCGAGCACCGCCTGCGGCCCTAAAGCATGATCGCCTCGCGCCGCTCACGCTATCCGAACGCAATTTCTGCTGAGACGCGATAGTCACAAAGAACGGCCGCACGCCCGCACGGCCCAACTTTCAAGCGTCACTGAAATCGGCCTTGCCGAATCACATCGAGTCCTTCTCCAAAAGATGAACCAAGCCACAGCAAAGTTCAATCGACGCGCGTATCGAACTCGTTGCATCTCGCCTGAGACTTGCACGGATTTTATGCACCGGCCGCCAAATTGGGCGGTCGACGCAATGCAAGCCGACCCCATTTTCAATTTTGACGCTCGCAACAGAATTTGTCGCCAATGTGATTGAGCTGTTCCCGAATGGGGTGTTAGTGCGGCGTTCTTCGATCAAAGAGAGACGATGAGGGTGGTGTTTGTCTCTTCGAAGAGCGAAAGGCGCTTGAGCGCTCATCGTGCTACAGTAAAGAGTTATAAGCTGTTTTTCGCCTTCACCCGTTGTGCAGTAAACGCGCTTTCAGCGGACTTGCGTCGAATTGTCTCGCGTCAGTTGGGCGCGTGCACGGCTTCTCGAATTCGGGCGTCCTAGGCATCGCGTTGACTCGATTCGCGCATTGTTCGGCAGCTAGGCAGAGGCCAGTCGGGATCGTTCCGCGCCGCGCATTATTGAGAAGCGTCAATTCGACCCCGGAAAATCGCGGCTAAGCACTCGGAAAGCTTGCATCGCTTCCCTGATTCGCCGGGTTGCTCGAGACGGAAGGCATGACGTGATCGGTTTTCGCGCGGAGACCGGAGTGTCTCCTGTTCTGTCGGACTGGCTCGACCTCGCCCGCGGACTTGCTGCCGTCGAGGTCGTGGCATTCCATTCCTATCAGTTGATGTTCATGGAGAAGCTGCCGAGTGAGAGTTATGACCCGGCGATCAGATTGGTCTATTCCGTTCTCTGGACCCTGAGCGCATATGGCCCTGCTGCCGTTCTGGTGTTCTTTGTCTTAAGCGGCTACCTGGTGGGTGGGCCTGCGCTGGTCAGAAGTCTGCGCGGACGATTGCATGTAGTCGACTATTTCTCCGCGCGCTTTGCACGGCTCTATGTCGTACTTCTGCCTGCGCTGACCATCTCCTTCTGCGTCTATATTTCAGCGCAGCAATCCGCGGGCTGGCAGGCCTATGTTTCCTCTCATCAAGACGTCTACAACAGTGCGGCAATCTTCCACGCGCCTGTCGGTGTCGCGACCGCAATCTGCAATGGCTTGTTTCTCCAGACGATAGCTTGTTCGGAATTCGCCGGAAACGCGGCCCTGTGGAGCTTGTCGAACGAGTTTTGGTATTACGTGCTGTTTTTTGCGCTGATTTCGGTCCGCAAGACACCGGCCTACGGTCTGCTCATCATCGCGGTTTTCGGATTGTTCGTGGTGGCGGAGCACGTCGATGGCCATGGCACGCATATTGGCCTTAAACTCATCTTCTTCTTTTCCATTTGGTGCCTCGGTGTGATTGCCTATGCCGTGACTGCACCGATCTGGGCATGGTGTTGCGGCTTCCTCGTGAGTATGGGTGGCCTGTACCTTCTCACATCCAAAGGCCTTTTCCCGCAATGGGCCGCATTCAGCCTGGCCGTGGGGTTGGGCGCAGCCGCATTCATTATCGGCCTCGACTATCTAAAGATACCACTACCCTCATTGCTGCGACGCGGCAGAGAACTCGCAAAATTCAGCTTTTCATTGTACGCGATTCACTACCCGATCCTCTTGCTGCTGAACGTCACGGTTGCAAGTAGTCGTCAGGATTTCACTCTCGCATCAGTCGGGCTTGACGCGAGCTTCATCCTGACTTGCCTGCTCGCCGCAGGCATCGTCTATTTCATGTTCGAAAGTCGCACGCCTGCGATCCGAGACTGGTTGAAGGGCATTATGCTTCACGGCACAGTGGGCCGTGGTCGTATATTCCGTCCGACAGCGATAGCTGACACCGTTAGTTCGCCGAGCGCGCTCGCAGCAGATCGTGCGATGATGATACCTAGTGCGGTGGCAAAGCCGCCCTTGCAATCGTCCGGCACCGACGCTTCGCTGGTGCAGATCGCCTCTCCGCAAGTGCGATATGGGGCGCCCGCGGCGAACGTTCCGATGGTGCTGCTGAATGACGGCCATGCACTGCCTCAACTCGGCTTCGGTGTCTGGCAGATCGACAATGCGCGCGCACCTGAGGTCATCGCCACCGCGATGAATGCCGGCTATCGCTTGATCGACACTGCGGCGAACTACGGAAACGAAGCCAGTGTCGGCGTGGCCTTGAGGCGGATGAATCTGCCGAGAAGCCAGTTGTATGTCACGACGAAGCTCCGTAACGAAGATCAGGGATACGATCGGACAATGCGCGCCTTCGACGCCAGCGCTGCGAGGTTGCAACTCGACGTGATCGATCTGTACTTGATTCATTGGCCATGTCCTCAACGCGCGGCCTACGTCGAAACCTGGCGTGCGCTCATTGAACTCCAGAAGCAGGGACGTGTTCGGTCGATCGGGGTGTCCAACTTCACGGCCGATCATTTGGAGCGCATCATCCATGAGACCGGCGTCACACCGGCGGTGAATCAGATCGAATTGCATCCCGCGTTTCAGCAGCAAATGCTGCGGAATATCCATGAACGCTACGGCATCGTGACCCAGGCCTGGAGCCCGCTCGGCCAGGGCAGGGCTCTTGACGATCCGAGGATCCGGGCCATCGCTGAGCGCAGCAGCCGTACCGTCGCGCAGGTCATTCTTCGCTGGCACCTCGAGACCGGCTCTATCGCGATTCCGAAATCGGCAAACGCGGCCCGCATGGCTGAAAACATCGATCTATTCGGCTTTGGGCTGACCAGCAACGACCATGCTGTAATTGCGGGGCTGGACCGGCCCGATGGACGGATCGGCCCCGATCCAGCAGCGTATGGGCAAATGCGCATCCTGCGCCGGCTGACCCGACGCTTCTTGACGACCTGATTGGCGCGCGTCCGCGGCGGTGGATGCGAAGTCGGTCTTGCGCGGCTGATGAACGCTGAACAAACGTCCACTCTACCGGCTCAGATCATCATCCCAGCTCGTGTGGACCGTTTGCTTGGGTGACGTCGCGTGTGCGGGTTCCGCGGAGCGACGAACCAGAAAGCCCCGAGCGAGTACAAGGTGATTTCGTGTACGGTCTACGAGCGTCGAGACGAACGCGAGAATGATCTTCTTCCTCGCCATCACCTTGGATTCAAGCAGATGCCACGATGCCATCGCGAAGACGAGCGTCGCGGCGAGGCTGAGCCCGAAATTGACGTACCACACGCGGTGATCGGGCAACAGCTGAGCCACTGTCTGCTGCACCGGAAATCCATAGAGATACACGCCGTACGAATAGTCGGCGACCTTGGCAATCGGTCCTGTGCTGAAATTGAGCAGTCCGAGATAGACCGTGAGGTAGGCAACGAAGATGGCGGCGAGATCCTCGCCGGCTCGGGTCGAGGTGAGCACGGAAACAACGAAACCGGCGGCGCTGGCCAGAAAGAGCCAGGGGGAATACGCGATCCTGCTTCGGTTCAGGAATAGCGCGACCCCGCACAGAAAAGCGAGGACCAACATTCGGCCTGGGGGCGCGGCCGGCGAACCCGGCTTGCCGCCAAGCACGTCGCGCAGCGCCAATGCGATAATGATGAACAGCACGGCGAAGAGGAACAGCCGGTGGCGCTTGGTTAGGCCGATCAATGCCGCCGCGCTGATCGCCAGATAGCATTCGAGCTCGTGTGGGATGGTCCAGAGCTGGCTGTTCACCATGTTTGGTACGGGCAAATCAGAAAAAACGCTCGGCAGGTAGAAGTGAATATCGCCGATCGTATTAAGCAAGTAACGGAAGAAGTCCGGATCGGTGAAATACTGCGATAGTGGGAGAGTCGTAAAGATTGAACCGATCAATATCGCCGAGATCATGACTTCCGCGGTCAGAGCGGGAAATATTCGTATAATCCGCAACACGACGAATAACGGAAGATTGTTGCGCTCGAGGCTTCCTGCGACGAGGAAGCCGCTCAGCGCAAAGAAGGCCGGAATGACAAGCCAGACCAGTGGTTTGAGAGGGCCGCCATAGAACCACTGCTCGGCGGCCAGGCCGTAGCACACTGCGACGGTATGCCAGAGGATTACTGCGATCGCCAATGTGATGCGTAGGACGTCGAAGCCCGCGGGCCTCCCCTTCGTCGCTTCCCATTTGTCTTCAATCGATGCCATCGCTCGGTCCTGCCGAGTGTAGTACGAGGTCGCTCTGATCCTTGATTATGAGCGGTTGGGATCGGGAAGTTGACAAGCGTCAAATCGTCGACGTGAGCGTTGTGACGGCGCGGTAGGCTTATTCGCAGCGCGTGTGCTGCGGGCAGACGTTTCGAGCGTTGGTGCGCGACCGGCAACGAAATGGAAGTTGGTCCCTAATCGTGCAGATGACCAAGGGCAGCGCTCTGCCACTCAGTTCAATGCGACTTAGTCGAGTTGACGGTTATCAACTTGGTCTTGCGGCTGCGACCTAGGGTTCGATCTCGTCGCCCCATCCGCGATTGTTCATCCGGATGAGTCGGGCGGTGTCCCTGAGACAGGAGATCCCGATGAAGGTTGTCATTCTCGCCGGCGGCTATGGTACGAGATTGAGCGAGCATACCTCGGTGGTTCCAAAGCCATTGGTTGAGATCGGTGGTCGTCCGATCCTGTGGCACATCATGAAGCTCTATTCTCATCACGGCCTGAATGAATTCGTCATCTGCTGTGGTTACAAGAGCACGGTGATCAAAGACTATTTCATGAGCTACCTGTCTCATCAGGGAGATTTCACGCTCGACCTCCAGTCCAATCGCATTGAAATGCATCGAAATGGCTGCGAACCCTGGAAGGTGACGCTGGTCGATACCGGCGAGAAGACGATGACCGGTGGCCGGCTTAAGCGGGTGCGCGATCATCTCGGGGATTCGACGTTTTGCATGACGTATGGCGATGGTGTCTGCGACGTCAACATACGCGAATTGATCAAGTTTCATCATCAGCAAGGCGCGCTGGCGACGGTCACTGCGGTACAGTTGCCTGGCCGCTTCGGCGCGATCAATCTCTCTTCGGACCGCCCGCGCGCGGCGCAGTTCCGCGAAAAGGACGCGGGCGACGGCCAGGTCATCAACGGAGGCTTCTTCGTCGTGGAGCCGCAGGCTCTCGATCTTGTCGACAGTGATAGCACAAGCTGGGAGAGTGAACCGCTGACGCGGTTGATCGAACAGGACCAACTCGCGGTCTATAGGCACCGTGGTTACTGGCAGAACATGGACACCTTGCGCGACAAGACCGTGCTGCAAGGGCTATGGGATGCAGGCAATCCGCCTTGGTGCGTGTGGGGCAAGGGTGGCGTCGCGGCGAGTGCGAACACGCCGACGCCGAAGCCGGCCATTGCCCATCAAGTCACGCTCTGAGGAGATGATCACATGCGCATTCTCTTCACGGGAGCCGACGGATATATCGGTGCGGTGCTCGGTCCAAAATTGCTTGAACGCGGTCACCACGCGACCGGTATTGACACGGGTCTGTACCGTCGTGGTTGGCTATTCGATGACGGCAGGACACGGCCGATGGTGATGTCACGTGATACGCGGCAATTGTCGCGGTCCGATTTGGTAAACTTCGACGCTGTGGTTCACTTGGCGGAACTGTCCAATGATCCGCTCGGGGAGAACAATCCCGCTATAACGATGGAGATCAACCATCGTGGATCGGTGGAGTTTGCGCTCAAATGCAAGGAAGCGGGCATCGAACGATTCGTCTATGCGTCGTCTTGCAGTATCTATGGTGCGGCAGGGGGCGACCTGAAATCCGAGACGTCAACCTGCGATCCTCAAACGGCCTACGCGCGATGCAAGGTACTGGTTGAACGTGATCTCGTCGCGTTGACAGATTCCCGCTTCACGCCGGTGTTTCTGCGCAACGCGACAGCGTTTGGAGCATCCCCCCGACAGCGCTTCGACCTGGTCTTGAACAATCTTGCCGGCTGGGCGTTCACGACGGGAAAGATACGCGTCATGAGCGACGGCACGCCTTGCCGTCCTCTGGTCCATATCGAGGACATCTGCCAGGCAATCCTGTGTGCTCTCGAAGCGCCACGCGGGGCAGTCTGCGCCGAGGCATTCAATGTTGGCGACGAAACCCAGAACTATACGGTGCGCGAGATTGCAGAGATCGTGAACGAGACTTTTCCCGGTTGCGAGCTATCATTCGGTCCGAGCGGCCCAGACAACCGCAGCTATCGTGTATCTTTTGCAAAGATTAAGGCTCACATGCCAAGCTTCCGCTGCGGATGGAATGCGCAGCGCGGTGCGCGGCAATTGAGAAGCGTGTTCGAACATATTCAGTTGGACGAAGCCACGTTCAATGCGGCGCCCTTTACTCGCCTTTCCGAGCTTCGCCACTTGCAACACACGGAGCAGTTGGATTCCCATTTGCGGTGGACGCCGATTCCCGAATTCGTTCCGGGGGCGAACGCGTTATCATTGGTCGGCGGCTGAGCGCCGGTGGATGGGCCACAGGTGCGATAGCTCTCGGCCGTCGACGCACGTGCCGCGGCAAAAAGCGGAGCCTTACAATCTGTTGACTTTCTCTCAAGCTATCATATTGTTTTTGCAGTGCCGCATTTTGGTCACGGTCCGGTTGCCAAGAGCGGCTAGGATGCAAGTCGATAGTTAGACGGGGCGATTTTTTGCTCGCACTTTTGTCAGTCGAGCTGCCAACGATGTGAGCATTCCGGGTAAGAGTACGGGATTGCTCGAGGATTGAGCGGTGTCTGTTATATTAGTAGTCGATGCGCACAGTGTTTATCGTAGCGGCCTCCGGGACGTGATTGGGACCCGGTTCAAGAAATCTCGCGTTGTTGATACCTCGGGGCTCGAAGGCTTCGATCTGGAGACCAGTTTCGATCTGATTTTGATCGACCTCGGCTGCCTCACCCCGCGTTCGCTCGGTGTTCTTGCTGAAGTATTCGACATAAGGCCCGCGACGCGTATTGCCGTGATGTCAACGTCGACTACGCGTGAGGATGTGTTGAGGTGTCTTTCGGCCGGCTTCCACGGTTTCGTGCCCAAGCTTCAGTCGGATGAGGAATTGCTGTCCGCGATCGATGATTTGTTGTCGGGACGCATCTATGTACCCCGGTGGCTGGCTGATGATGACGTTCGCCGGCCAGAAACTACTCAGACGGTCAACTTCGATCTAGAGGCCCTGCGATTGACGCGCCGGCAGAACGAAATTCTTCCGCTCCTGGCTCAGGGAATGTCGAACAAGGAGATTGCGCGCGAACTGAGTATTGCGGAAGGGACCAGCAAGATTCATACAGCGGCTCTTCTGCGCGCGCTTGGCGCTCGCAATCGCACGGAGGCCGCGTTTATGGCCGCGAAGCTGGTCGGGCCCAGAGACCGGTTAACCACAAAAATGAAGAGCCAGAGGTTCGTGATCAACAGGAGCAATGGCTCAGGTTCCGATCAGATCTCCGGCACCCGGTGGACCGGCCGTTCTTTCGAAGACCGGCGGAGCGATCGCCGCCTTCTCAAATGAGCGGCGGCATCATCTTGTCACGTCTCCGGGCGGGATCCGGCGCGCTGCCCGCATCCAGGAGTTAGCAAACGAAGCGGTCGACGCGGCGCGCCGACGAGCCTTGGTTCGCCACACTTCTCGGCCAGCGCCAGAGCCTCCAGGAAGGCAAGTGTATCGTCGCCGCCGAATTGCGCGCGGGTCTTCAGGTTGCGTCTTCTCCATCTTCCTGGGACATTTCAATATACCGGCATCGCACTCGGAGTTCCACCAAAGTGGATAATCCCGGGACGCCTCTGGAAACTCAGACCGTTAAGAGTTACTGGGGGAGCGCGCCTTGTGCATGCTTCGCGTCGGTTGCTCCGCTGTCGCAAATCGGTGAGAACGAAGGTAGGCGCGGAAATCGGCGCGACTGCCGCAGAGACGCGCATCTTGCCAATCGTTTGCACGAATTTTTCGCTCGATTGAGTGCTGCGTGAGCAGCGAATAGTTTTCTCGCCTGACGGACTAGATCGACCGGCTTATTCGGAACCGGCAAAATCCTAACGCATTAGCCTGAATATCCTTCGGATCAAGAGGGCCTACACTTCAATGCGCCGGATTAGGTGCTGAGGTGATAGACATGCTTACGGAATCGGCTTCGCTCGACGACGGAAAATTATCTACGCCAATCTTCAGATCGACCCGTAACGACGCTCCTGAGTTCCGACGGCCCTCCACATCCTTCATACCCCGTGGCCGGGCCCTATTCTGGGAGGGAGAAGAAGAGGCTCAAAAGATCGAAATTGTTGAGGGCGTCGTCCGGGCGGTCCGGCTACTTGAGAACGGAAACCGCCAAATCCTCGCCTTCTATTGGCCCGGCGATGTGGTCATGCCAACTCATTCAACCAACCAGCAGTATACCGCAGAGGCTGTGACAGATTGTCGTGTAGTTCGATCGAAAGTCTCTGGAGTGTGTCGGAGCGATGAGCCCTGTGGTGCACACCAGGTCTTGGCGGATACGCTCTCGTTGGTGCTGACCATGAGCCAAAAAAATTGCGTGGCGCGCATCGCGTGGCTGTTGTTGCGCATTCGGCCGCACTTGCCCGCCGATCTCAAACGCCCGGAAGCACTCCGGCTTCAGTTGCCCCGGGCCGATCTTGCCGACCACGTCGGAACATCGCTTGAAACGGTTTGCCGCACGCTCGCAGAGTTCAAAGCGAAAAAACTAATTGACCTGCCCAACCGCAAGACCATCAGGTTCGTCAACTTGGAAGGTTTGGCGAGGATCTCCAACGGGCCGGCCTTCGATTGATTTGATTTCGATTTGCGAATGAGAAAGTTCATTTGGTTCCTTCCACGCGGCGGCGGCGGCAGGTTCGGTTCGGACTGGGCTGAGCGTTCGCACTTTCGCCGTGACTGTTTCCCTTGCTTACCGCGGGCCAACGGTTGGAGTGGCCCACCGTCTGCTGAAGTATGTTAGAAGCCGACCTACGGAGCGTCAGGCCTTGAGCGATTCATTTGCTTTTGCGTCGCTTAACATTTGGCATGTCGGCTGCAGAGCTGGATTGGCTCGCCGACGGAATACGGGTTGAACCGGTCGACCGATCAGATGGGCTTCGGGTCCGTCTTCCAGCGCCTTCCGGTACACGTCGAGTGCTCCATCGATGGCCTCGATGGTCTGGTCGATATCATCATCAGAGTGCGAATAGCTCACGACCAGTGACGGAGCTAGCAAGCCGCGGCGGATTGTCTCCTGCAAAAACAGCGCGCGAAAGATCTGTGATGGCGCTCCGTCGTCATCGAGGCAGGTATAGATCAAGTTGGACGTCCGGCCGGCGAGCTTGAAATGGTTGGCTAGTCCGCGACGGCGTGCGCAAGCTTCGACCCCGGCCTTCAGGCGGTCTCCCTGGCGGTGGAGCGTCTCGATGACAGGCCGGTCGCGATAGGTGTCCATGACGGCCAATGCCGCGGCCAACGCGTGGGTTTCGGCACCGTGCGTGGTTGACAGCAAGAAGACACGGTCTCGATCATGATCGAGGCCGCCGAGTTTCATGATATCGCTCTTGCCAACCAGCGCGGAGATCGCAATGCCGTTGCCCAGCGCCTTGCCGAACGTCGA
Coding sequences:
- a CDS encoding glycosyltransferase family A protein, which translates into the protein MTIAIPTYNRAALLKGCIASALSQTYPHFEVLVSNNASPDDTVRVLESFSDTRLRVINQEMNIGLLPNWNACLENAKGDYIVFVSDDDRVMPWLLERSAALIKQQPQLSSVITLSNLHAASLGQTRPPRTSRLYDTGIRDGAAILKAFLTDQITVNMCGVVMRTELLRERGGIPLDLPHTADVAAWAPLLLLGRAGLINEACATYTYHDDSETARLGVEKLLHDGRKVADLIAQTAEVHVQDPRMRKTIQIQARRCFARRGLITLSDYRKSGGSIQETLNVAWQFRRDLYGISLKAVLRFVAVTLCPQRLAARLRRLRHSTPEQLA
- a CDS encoding Ig-like domain-containing protein, with protein sequence MAISLSELIKQNTLGRSEGFPTGVPHSYSWYKGWNPGGQLTPPPGFSAVEGWGQVYTEEGAAASANADVEVANAKTYVHIEETGQWVLVQDQSKLGLGGGHFVADFAGNSAYPMQVTRLPGGAASFDAPAAGYNDHFWYGSRGTYAAGTVDGVYVQMDMRTTDPNAKLVAMVGVDWWRNATAPFLSDHSNNPGVGGSNWVELSTQWRTVGYYSMSTAAFQADLPPPLLGSSQTPPVVPPDTLAPAAPKIAAFTPDTGTVGDKTTDAKQLTLSGTAEAGSTVKVFEGTTVIGTTKANASGAWSLTTAQLSDGTHTFIANATDAAGNVSSKSAALNVIVSATPPVTSPPAAGQNLLVNGSFEATTLAPFAGGRWGAYQSVSGWTAIAGGTIELWNNLDRVKASDGGNFGELDYAGARDGFYQDVKTVAGQAYNLSFDARSRSGFTGSTCSIEVLWNGSLIATVPPGTDWQTYDFKVVGTGAKDRLTFREVAGQGSDGLGALYDNIELTTATSPPVTSSPAAGTNLLVNGSFESSSLAPLQDGRWGASNSIQGWHAISGGTIELWNNLNGVKASNGGNYGELDFAGALDGLYQDVKTVAGQEYALSFDARSRPGFTSSTCSIAVLWNGSVIDVVPPGSTWQSYDFTVTGTGGQDRLTFRELAGQSGDGLGALYDNVSLVAKPPSAASSSLLSDASHAMALMNQYAATAVISSGAETSRVLASEANASPTQTLSLPWQH
- the rfbF gene encoding glucose-1-phosphate cytidylyltransferase, producing MKVVILAGGYGTRLSEHTSVVPKPLVEIGGRPILWHIMKLYSHHGLNEFVICCGYKSTVIKDYFMSYLSHQGDFTLDLQSNRIEMHRNGCEPWKVTLVDTGEKTMTGGRLKRVRDHLGDSTFCMTYGDGVCDVNIRELIKFHHQQGALATVTAVQLPGRFGAINLSSDRPRAAQFREKDAGDGQVINGGFFVVEPQALDLVDSDSTSWESEPLTRLIEQDQLAVYRHRGYWQNMDTLRDKTVLQGLWDAGNPPWCVWGKGGVAASANTPTPKPAIAHQVTL
- a CDS encoding acyltransferase, encoding MASIEDKWEATKGRPAGFDVLRITLAIAVILWHTVAVCYGLAAEQWFYGGPLKPLVWLVIPAFFALSGFLVAGSLERNNLPLFVVLRIIRIFPALTAEVMISAILIGSIFTTLPLSQYFTDPDFFRYLLNTIGDIHFYLPSVFSDLPVPNMVNSQLWTIPHELECYLAISAAALIGLTKRHRLFLFAVLFIIIALALRDVLGGKPGSPAAPPGRMLVLAFLCGVALFLNRSRIAYSPWLFLASAAGFVVSVLTSTRAGEDLAAIFVAYLTVYLGLLNFSTGPIAKVADYSYGVYLYGFPVQQTVAQLLPDHRVWYVNFGLSLAATLVFAMASWHLLESKVMARKKIILAFVSTLVDRTRNHLVLARGFLVRRSAEPAHATSPKQTVHTSWDDDLSR
- a CDS encoding SDR family oxidoreductase produces the protein MRILFTGADGYIGAVLGPKLLERGHHATGIDTGLYRRGWLFDDGRTRPMVMSRDTRQLSRSDLVNFDAVVHLAELSNDPLGENNPAITMEINHRGSVEFALKCKEAGIERFVYASSCSIYGAAGGDLKSETSTCDPQTAYARCKVLVERDLVALTDSRFTPVFLRNATAFGASPRQRFDLVLNNLAGWAFTTGKIRVMSDGTPCRPLVHIEDICQAILCALEAPRGAVCAEAFNVGDETQNYTVREIAEIVNETFPGCELSFGPSGPDNRSYRVSFAKIKAHMPSFRCGWNAQRGARQLRSVFEHIQLDEATFNAAPFTRLSELRHLQHTEQLDSHLRWTPIPEFVPGANALSLVGG
- a CDS encoding aldo/keto reductase, with the protein product MVLLNDGHALPQLGFGVWQIDNARAPEVIATAMNAGYRLIDTAANYGNEASVGVALRRMNLPRSQLYVTTKLRNEDQGYDRTMRAFDASAARLQLDVIDLYLIHWPCPQRAAYVETWRALIELQKQGRVRSIGVSNFTADHLERIIHETGVTPAVNQIELHPAFQQQMLRNIHERYGIVTQAWSPLGQGRALDDPRIRAIAERSSRTVAQVILRWHLETGSIAIPKSANAARMAENIDLFGFGLTSNDHAVIAGLDRPDGRIGPDPAAYGQMRILRRLTRRFLTT